In a single window of the Pseudodesulfovibrio profundus genome:
- a CDS encoding HAD family acid phosphatase, with protein MKHSITALLVMVFITGAGCASRSTTDVQYPVNLQENLFNVARYYEKGAYMRDVKLVAAEADDYIARSLKNKKYIRPAIIFDIDETLLNNQPMYQKTGYRFIPSVWKRWVDSAEIPAVEPILKLYLKYVDGVDIFIVTGRNVFQRAQTMRNLEKRGIHGATMVFFKEAWDKDLTALEHKTKVVQQLVEKEGYEVIANIGDQSSDFGATIQGANFKLPNYLYISR; from the coding sequence ATGAAACATTCAATTACTGCTTTGTTGGTTATGGTCTTCATTACAGGTGCTGGTTGTGCATCTCGTTCAACAACTGATGTGCAATATCCTGTTAATTTGCAGGAAAATCTTTTTAATGTTGCTCGATATTACGAAAAGGGCGCTTACATGAGGGATGTGAAATTAGTTGCTGCAGAAGCAGATGATTATATTGCCAGATCCCTTAAAAATAAAAAGTATATCCGGCCAGCTATTATTTTCGATATTGATGAGACTCTTTTGAATAATCAACCCATGTATCAAAAGACAGGCTATAGATTTATTCCAAGCGTATGGAAGAGATGGGTTGATTCTGCCGAAATCCCCGCTGTTGAACCGATACTGAAGTTGTATTTGAAATACGTTGATGGTGTGGATATCTTTATTGTCACTGGCAGAAATGTTTTTCAACGAGCTCAGACCATGCGCAACCTCGAAAAAAGAGGCATACATGGAGCAACAATGGTTTTCTTCAAAGAAGCCTGGGATAAGGATTTGACAGCGCTTGAGCACAAAACCAAAGTAGTTCAGCAATTGGTTGAGAAAGAAGGGTATGAGGTGATAGCCAATATAGGAGATCAAAGCTCTGACTTCGGCGCTACTATCCAGGGAGCTAATTTTAAGCTCCCTAACTATCTATACATATCAAGATAG
- a CDS encoding adenylate kinase: MNILIFGPNGSGKGTQGDIAKDKYNLDHIESGAIFRKHIGGGTELGLKAKEFINKGELVPDDITIPMVLDVLSGSNEGWLLDGFPRSLVQGEKLWEALQKDGVKLDYVIEIKLPREIAKARIMGRRLCANNPNHPNNVGIPVIAPDGDKCRVCGGELSAREDDQDEEAINKRHDIYYDEETGTMAACNFYKNMEGAEYKFIELNGEDSIDTIKEYLISQLD, encoded by the coding sequence ATGAATATTCTTATTTTTGGCCCCAACGGCTCCGGTAAAGGCACCCAAGGCGACATCGCCAAGGACAAGTACAATCTGGATCACATTGAGTCCGGTGCTATCTTCCGCAAACACATCGGCGGCGGTACCGAACTTGGTCTGAAGGCCAAAGAATTCATCAACAAGGGCGAGCTCGTTCCTGACGATATCACCATTCCCATGGTTCTTGATGTCCTCTCCGGCTCCAATGAAGGTTGGCTGCTCGACGGTTTCCCCCGTTCCCTCGTTCAGGGTGAAAAGCTGTGGGAAGCCCTTCAGAAAGACGGCGTAAAGCTCGACTACGTCATCGAGATCAAGCTGCCTCGCGAAATCGCCAAGGCTCGCATCATGGGTCGCCGCCTCTGCGCCAACAACCCGAACCACCCCAACAACGTTGGTATCCCGGTTATCGCACCTGACGGTGACAAGTGCCGCGTATGTGGTGGAGAACTGTCCGCACGTGAAGATGACCAGGACGAAGAAGCCATCAACAAGCGCCACGACATCTACTACGATGAGGAAACCGGCACCATGGCTGCCTGCAACTTCTACAAGAACATGGAAGGCGCAGAATACAAATTCATCGAACTGAATGGCGAAGATTCCATCGACACCATCAAGGAATACCTGATCAGCCAGCTTGATTAG
- the tilS gene encoding tRNA lysidine(34) synthetase TilS, translated as MKATFDDIPPSLQDLLPKWAHFCLYVERFISRELGVTLEGKRLVVGVSGGVDSTALLLALHYLSSRNNFEVTTVHLNHELRDSAAHDAAWVDKLSSHLKVPCIVKSENVSRLAQENSIGIEEAGRLARYTLFENVRTSEGANYVALGHHLDDLSEDVLMRLIRGTGWPGLSGMTGYDPKRQIIRPFLTLPKSTLIAFVKYLTISWCEDETNQDTSWTRNRVRNNLMPLVLNENPNFRESVARLWKIGQIEQDYWTVKTSEADQELSNDLLKDSHLALRLRLYKRSLDDLGPGQALAHTLFKLDEAWIEKKTGAVFQFPGEKTATITHSGVLFSTKH; from the coding sequence ATGAAAGCGACTTTCGATGATATTCCCCCTTCCCTGCAAGACCTTTTGCCTAAATGGGCACATTTCTGCCTTTATGTAGAGCGCTTCATATCACGTGAGTTGGGGGTCACACTTGAAGGCAAGCGGCTTGTAGTCGGTGTCTCTGGTGGTGTTGATTCGACAGCCTTGCTACTCGCTCTTCATTATCTTTCTTCCCGTAACAACTTTGAGGTCACTACTGTCCATCTAAATCATGAGCTGCGCGATAGTGCAGCCCATGATGCTGCTTGGGTCGATAAATTATCTTCACACCTGAAAGTACCGTGCATCGTCAAATCAGAAAATGTTTCTCGCTTGGCGCAAGAAAATAGTATTGGTATTGAGGAAGCAGGAAGGCTTGCACGATATACGCTTTTTGAGAACGTAAGAACCTCTGAAGGTGCTAATTATGTAGCCTTGGGCCATCATCTCGATGACCTATCAGAAGATGTACTCATGCGTCTTATCAGGGGAACTGGCTGGCCAGGATTATCTGGAATGACAGGCTATGATCCCAAGCGTCAGATTATTCGCCCTTTCCTGACTCTTCCGAAATCAACCCTGATCGCATTTGTGAAGTACCTCACGATCTCGTGGTGTGAAGACGAAACCAATCAGGACACATCCTGGACTCGCAATCGTGTGCGAAATAACTTGATGCCATTGGTGCTCAACGAAAATCCCAATTTTAGAGAGTCTGTCGCACGACTTTGGAAGATTGGTCAAATTGAGCAGGATTATTGGACTGTTAAAACTTCTGAAGCAGATCAGGAGTTGAGTAATGATCTCTTGAAAGATAGCCATCTAGCTCTGCGCCTACGCTTATACAAGCGCTCTCTCGATGATTTAGGTCCTGGTCAGGCGTTGGCGCATACCCTTTTCAAGCTTGATGAAGCATGGATTGAAAAGAAGACAGGCGCAGTTTTCCAGTTCCCAGGTGAAAAAACAGCGACTATTACCCATTCTGGTGTCCTTTTCTCTACCAAGCATTGA
- the hemA gene encoding glutamyl-tRNA reductase yields the protein MNRKIILIGLNHRTAGVDVREKFALTDVESVEKGLLAHCPVVECLCLSTCNRVEIIAIAKRVSEREALDSIIEYWAGICGGSPSLLVENTYQYTDLDAVKHLFTVACSLDSMVMGEPQILGQLKDAYRKAVEEGAAKTIINRMLHKSFSVAKRVRTETAIASSAVSISFAAVELAKKIFGNLEGTKAMLVGAGEMAELAATHLLQNGVQDIIIANRTLSRAKELAKSLNGEPIQIENMADRLHEVDIVISSTGSPVSVIKAKDVKAVLKRRKNKPMFFIDIAVPRDIDPNINQLDNVYLYDIDDLKEVVEDNMAQRQEEAAKARAVVEAETGTFSNWLNSLELQPTIVDLVDKNEEVAMRELAKTLKKIGPVDDRTHKALETLVLSVGRKCLHEPICFLKRRTQEEGSAERFIDLARRMFNLDDEDVPSTAHIDRKMKTCSPEDIDSLIDVSKNKEQ from the coding sequence ATGAACAGAAAAATTATACTTATAGGACTCAACCATCGAACTGCAGGCGTTGATGTTCGCGAAAAATTTGCGCTTACCGATGTTGAAAGCGTTGAAAAAGGACTCCTTGCACACTGTCCAGTAGTGGAATGTCTGTGCCTTTCAACATGTAATCGCGTGGAAATTATCGCCATTGCCAAACGCGTTTCCGAGCGTGAGGCTCTGGACTCGATCATAGAGTATTGGGCTGGGATTTGTGGGGGCTCTCCTTCCCTGCTGGTCGAAAATACATACCAGTACACTGACCTGGATGCTGTTAAACATCTTTTCACAGTTGCGTGCAGCTTGGATTCCATGGTTATGGGTGAGCCGCAAATCCTTGGTCAGCTTAAAGATGCATACAGAAAGGCTGTCGAAGAAGGCGCAGCAAAAACAATCATTAATCGAATGCTGCACAAGTCGTTTTCGGTTGCCAAACGTGTGCGTACTGAAACTGCGATCGCTTCAAGCGCAGTTTCGATCAGTTTTGCTGCTGTCGAACTCGCTAAAAAGATTTTTGGTAACCTTGAGGGAACGAAAGCGATGCTCGTCGGGGCTGGTGAAATGGCTGAATTGGCAGCTACTCACCTGTTACAGAATGGCGTTCAGGATATCATCATAGCGAATAGAACGCTTTCCAGAGCCAAGGAATTAGCCAAATCCTTGAATGGTGAACCCATTCAGATAGAAAACATGGCTGACCGGCTGCATGAAGTTGATATCGTGATCAGCTCTACCGGTTCCCCTGTTTCTGTTATCAAGGCTAAAGACGTCAAAGCCGTTCTTAAACGTAGGAAGAATAAGCCTATGTTTTTTATCGATATTGCCGTTCCCCGAGACATAGATCCGAATATCAACCAACTTGATAACGTTTACCTCTACGATATTGATGACTTAAAAGAAGTCGTAGAGGACAACATGGCTCAACGACAGGAAGAAGCTGCAAAAGCTCGGGCGGTAGTTGAAGCCGAAACAGGCACTTTCAGCAACTGGTTGAACTCTCTCGAATTACAACCAACAATTGTCGATTTGGTTGACAAGAACGAAGAAGTCGCCATGAGAGAGTTGGCCAAAACTCTCAAGAAGATAGGGCCGGTAGATGATCGAACACACAAAGCCCTGGAGACACTTGTTTTATCGGTTGGAAGAAAATGTCTTCATGAGCCCATATGCTTCTTGAAGCGACGCACACAGGAAGAAGGCTCTGCGGAACGTTTTATCGACTTGGCGCGAAGGATGTTCAACCTTGATGATGAAGACGTTCCCAGCACCGCGCATATCGACAGAAAAATGAAGACCTGTAGCCCTGAAGACATCGACAGTCTAATAGACGTATCTAAGAATAAGGAACAATAA
- the ccsA gene encoding cytochrome c biogenesis protein CcsA, which produces MGLFEIMHILIIMIYSLGTLLFLTGVCTANDRLKKIAVWVAVAGFTLNTVDLAAILLTDSAAILSGKFYFNILAWAVLGVYFFLWWRLRLEFLAITALPLALLLFVTSMALDGIVVIMPPELTALFFGLHIGTLIITMGMLIMAFGAGAAFLHYNRKLKTKAGLASMGKDIPSLDKFDRVNSLAVSYGFPLYTLGLFSTIFWYWIAPDKTYAWDAMKIVSLAVWFLFAFLFHQRLVIGWRGRKPAILTIWVFIGMCISLIHHTITFKALP; this is translated from the coding sequence ATGGGCTTATTTGAGATTATGCACATCCTCATCATAATGATTTACAGCTTAGGCACGTTGTTGTTTTTGACAGGTGTCTGCACAGCCAATGATCGATTGAAAAAGATTGCTGTCTGGGTAGCTGTTGCCGGTTTCACCCTCAATACTGTAGATCTTGCTGCGATTCTTTTGACAGATTCGGCAGCCATTCTTTCAGGAAAGTTCTATTTCAACATCCTCGCCTGGGCTGTGCTGGGTGTATACTTTTTCCTCTGGTGGCGATTGCGTCTGGAATTTCTGGCTATAACCGCCCTTCCTTTGGCGCTGCTCCTTTTTGTTACATCCATGGCACTGGACGGCATTGTCGTCATCATGCCGCCTGAACTGACAGCATTGTTCTTTGGGCTGCATATCGGAACGCTCATCATCACAATGGGAATGCTGATCATGGCCTTTGGTGCTGGCGCTGCATTTCTCCATTACAACAGAAAGCTCAAGACTAAGGCCGGATTAGCGAGCATGGGGAAGGATATCCCATCGTTGGATAAATTCGATAGAGTCAATAGCCTGGCTGTATCATATGGATTCCCATTGTATACACTGGGACTTTTCTCAACAATCTTCTGGTACTGGATTGCTCCTGACAAGACGTATGCATGGGATGCCATGAAGATAGTCTCCCTGGCAGTCTGGTTCCTTTTCGCTTTTCTCTTTCACCAGCGGCTTGTCATCGGCTGGAGAGGCCGTAAGCCGGCGATACTGACCATATGGGTCTTCATCGGTATGTGTATTTCTCTTATTCACCACACGATTACTTTCAAGGCTCTGCCATGA
- a CDS encoding precorrin-2 dehydrogenase/sirohydrochlorin ferrochelatase family protein gives MRYYPIFVNLKNKDCLVVGAGEVGKRKSQSLLEAGAKSVLILDTSAAVSGLKSILDMGNVQFESREFKESDLDGKFLVMACTSNQQVNGWISQLCEDREILCNIADQPEKSSFIVPATFKRGDLTMAMSTAGKSPAMARRIRRELQEKFGDEYAQMLTLMGRIRPLLLELGMDTQDNTTVFRELVNSNLLQALGKHDLDAAREILEESLPQSLYVNIPELLDGLI, from the coding sequence ATGCGTTATTACCCGATTTTCGTAAATCTGAAAAATAAGGACTGCTTGGTCGTTGGGGCTGGTGAGGTTGGAAAACGTAAGAGTCAATCCCTCCTTGAAGCCGGAGCAAAATCCGTCTTAATTCTTGATACCAGCGCAGCAGTTTCTGGATTAAAATCCATCCTGGATATGGGGAATGTACAGTTCGAAAGTCGTGAATTTAAAGAAAGCGACCTTGATGGTAAGTTTTTAGTAATGGCTTGTACTTCTAATCAGCAAGTCAACGGCTGGATCAGCCAGCTATGTGAAGACCGTGAAATTCTATGCAATATTGCTGATCAGCCTGAGAAAAGCAGCTTTATAGTTCCGGCTACCTTCAAGCGCGGTGATTTAACCATGGCCATGTCCACGGCAGGAAAAAGCCCGGCCATGGCGCGTCGCATACGTCGTGAGTTGCAGGAGAAATTCGGTGATGAATACGCCCAGATGCTCACACTTATGGGGAGAATTCGTCCCCTTCTACTTGAATTGGGAATGGATACGCAGGATAACACCACTGTATTTCGAGAATTGGTCAATTCCAATCTTCTGCAGGCTCTAGGTAAACATGACCTTGACGCCGCCCGGGAAATACTTGAAGAATCTTTGCCGCAGTCTTTATATGTAAACATTCCGGAGTTACTCGATGGGCTTATTTGA
- a CDS encoding glycosyltransferase family 9 protein encodes MKRYLIIQLARFGDLIQTKRLVKSLVNREGSEVHLCVDHSLAALASIVYPETKVHSIAAHGKEKSSHASMDVLLENISSFQALREQNFSEVFNLNFSPINFRVAALFSDLPVHGYFWKNGQEQIGTWPAMAMRWSRYRRLGINLMDFWAGYCPDMISPAQVNPQATPKGGGVGVVLSGRESRRSLPVETLSRILTTKASSLKTPAICLLGSKGEVDAGKKVVKSLPRHLQDKTVNLAGKTNWKELVEVVADLDLLITPDTGTMHLAAHLGTPTLAFFLSSAWCFETGPYGLGHTVFQADTSCLPCLESEPCPYDVKCLDCFNKPEFHRFLVTQKGTHAPDNLLTFISNFDELGLVFESTSGEDSHAEDRKIFRSIIHQFLTGQNVHASEMETPFIRKLYQDKDWSTLVPFGTIME; translated from the coding sequence ATGAAACGTTACTTAATTATTCAACTTGCCAGATTTGGCGACCTCATCCAAACCAAACGGTTGGTAAAGTCTCTTGTTAACCGCGAAGGTAGTGAGGTGCACCTCTGTGTAGATCATTCGCTTGCTGCACTGGCAAGCATCGTCTACCCGGAGACAAAGGTACATTCTATCGCTGCCCACGGAAAAGAGAAAAGCAGCCACGCATCAATGGATGTTTTGCTTGAGAACATATCAAGTTTTCAGGCACTTCGTGAGCAGAATTTTTCCGAGGTATTCAATCTCAATTTTTCTCCGATAAACTTTCGGGTTGCAGCGCTATTTTCTGATTTGCCTGTTCATGGTTATTTTTGGAAAAATGGTCAGGAGCAAATCGGCACATGGCCGGCAATGGCGATGCGATGGTCCCGCTACAGGAGGCTGGGGATCAATCTGATGGATTTTTGGGCCGGCTATTGCCCGGATATGATTTCACCAGCACAGGTCAATCCGCAAGCAACCCCCAAAGGGGGAGGAGTTGGCGTTGTCCTTTCAGGTCGTGAATCCCGTCGCTCACTTCCGGTAGAGACTCTCTCAAGGATCCTAACGACAAAGGCTTCAAGTTTGAAAACACCGGCAATATGCCTTCTTGGGAGTAAAGGGGAAGTGGATGCCGGGAAAAAAGTCGTTAAAAGTCTGCCCAGGCACCTTCAAGACAAAACAGTGAACCTTGCAGGGAAAACGAATTGGAAGGAGCTTGTGGAGGTAGTAGCCGATCTCGATTTGCTCATTACACCGGACACAGGCACCATGCATTTGGCAGCCCATTTGGGTACGCCAACACTCGCATTTTTCCTTTCTTCTGCCTGGTGTTTCGAAACAGGACCTTACGGCTTGGGGCATACCGTTTTTCAAGCTGATACGTCATGCCTTCCATGTCTGGAAAGCGAGCCATGCCCATATGACGTGAAATGTCTTGATTGCTTTAATAAGCCAGAATTTCATAGGTTTTTGGTAACCCAAAAAGGGACACACGCTCCGGATAATCTTCTTACCTTCATCAGTAACTTTGATGAATTGGGTCTTGTTTTTGAATCTACTTCCGGTGAAGATTCCCATGCTGAAGATAGAAAGATTTTTCGAAGCATAATTCATCAATTCCTTACGGGACAGAACGTTCACGCTTCAGAAATGGAAACTCCCTTTATCCGCAAACTGTATCAAGACAAAGACTGGTCAACTCTCGTTCCCTTTGGAACCATCATGGAGTGA
- a CDS encoding CgeB family protein, producing the protein MKQLRILVVLPLYGGSLPIGRYVATALAQEGHLVEVFEAPEFNGAYNALSNLKVTTDRLSYLQNSYLNVISQSILAKVDTFEPDMVLALAQAPLNQQALKRLRRDGVTTAMWFVEDYKLFTYWKAFAPLYDIFAVIQKQPFIDELKNIGQPNGLYLPLAAQPDFHKPMSLSSTEQRKFGSTISFMGAGYPNRRIAFRKLVHVDFKIWGTEWDGDHVLEPLVQLNGARVSPEECVKIFNATKINLNLHSSVQAQNLVTGGDFINPRTFELAACGAFQLVDKRSLMDEAFNEDELATFNSMEELIEKIDFFKNNPDKREEYTSKARKRVLEDHTYRSRMQSLLQFTEQVTKGWPQRNDADVVLSDLPEHLASEITALTDRLGLPRDVAFKDLVWAIRQQQGALSELDTAILFLDEWKKLYSN; encoded by the coding sequence ATGAAACAATTACGTATTCTTGTTGTATTGCCACTCTATGGAGGCTCACTTCCTATCGGACGGTATGTCGCCACTGCATTGGCCCAGGAAGGGCATCTGGTAGAAGTCTTTGAAGCACCAGAATTCAATGGCGCGTATAATGCGTTGAGTAATCTGAAGGTCACCACAGACAGATTGAGTTACCTGCAAAACAGCTATCTCAATGTGATAAGCCAATCAATACTCGCCAAAGTCGATACTTTTGAACCAGATATGGTGTTGGCTTTAGCTCAAGCTCCACTCAATCAGCAGGCATTGAAACGACTCCGTCGCGATGGAGTGACCACGGCAATGTGGTTTGTGGAGGATTATAAGCTATTTACCTACTGGAAAGCTTTTGCCCCTCTTTACGATATTTTTGCAGTCATTCAAAAGCAGCCGTTTATTGATGAGCTAAAAAACATTGGTCAACCTAATGGTCTGTATCTTCCTCTTGCCGCCCAGCCTGATTTCCATAAGCCGATGTCTCTGTCTTCCACTGAACAGCGTAAATTCGGTTCCACTATCTCATTCATGGGAGCCGGGTATCCAAACCGTCGTATAGCGTTTCGGAAACTGGTACATGTTGATTTTAAAATCTGGGGAACCGAATGGGATGGAGATCATGTCCTGGAACCATTAGTTCAGTTGAATGGTGCCCGAGTCTCTCCTGAAGAATGTGTGAAGATATTCAATGCAACAAAGATCAATCTGAACCTTCACTCAAGTGTGCAAGCGCAAAATCTGGTCACAGGGGGCGACTTCATAAATCCACGTACTTTCGAGCTTGCGGCTTGCGGCGCATTCCAACTCGTTGATAAGCGAAGCCTGATGGATGAAGCTTTCAATGAAGATGAATTGGCAACATTCAATTCCATGGAAGAGCTGATAGAAAAAATAGATTTCTTCAAAAATAACCCAGATAAACGAGAAGAATATACATCCAAGGCCCGTAAAAGGGTGCTTGAAGACCATACCTATCGGTCGCGAATGCAGTCTTTGTTGCAATTCACTGAACAAGTCACGAAAGGGTGGCCGCAACGAAATGATGCAGACGTAGTTCTGTCAGATTTACCTGAACATTTAGCATCAGAGATTACTGCATTGACCGATAGACTTGGGCTGCCCAGGGATGTCGCATTCAAAGATCTTGTTTGGGCTATCCGCCAACAGCAGGGCGCGCTTTCAGAACTGGATACGGCGATCCTGTTCCTTGATGAGTGGAAAAAGCTGTATTCAAACTAA
- a CDS encoding replication-associated recombination protein A, giving the protein MKLEIAESQPLADRIRPQSLDDFVGQGHIRNRIEAFTQSKRLPSLLLFGPPGCGKSTLALLLAKLTGKKYLRVSAPEAGLTALRKKLPGHDILILDELHRFSKAQQDFFLPILESGEITLLATTTENPSFSVTRQLLSRLHVLRLRTLSREELERVAQRGAEELSLELEEESHKLLAAMAGGDARTLLNLIEYTAELPKDKRTAKALRESLPEIVVRGDRDGDSHYELASALIKSIRGSDPDAALYYLACLLESGEDPRFVTRRLIISASEDIGLGDPHALTHAMSCHQAVETIGMPEGFIPMAQTAVYLALAPKSNSTYAAYRTAQKEVRDNGAKPVPLHLRNATSALQREWGYGRGYLYPHNFPKSWADQDYLPNELIGRRFYHAKDQGDESRLNSWLRQFKRSNK; this is encoded by the coding sequence ATGAAGCTGGAAATTGCAGAATCACAACCATTGGCAGACAGAATTCGTCCCCAAAGTCTGGATGATTTTGTTGGCCAGGGGCACATCCGTAATAGAATTGAAGCATTTACTCAGTCCAAGAGATTGCCAAGCCTTTTGTTGTTTGGCCCTCCTGGTTGTGGGAAATCGACCCTCGCCCTACTCCTTGCGAAATTGACTGGTAAGAAATACTTGCGTGTCAGTGCCCCTGAAGCCGGACTGACGGCGTTGAGAAAAAAGTTGCCGGGGCATGATATTCTGATACTTGATGAGCTGCACCGATTTTCAAAAGCTCAACAGGATTTTTTCCTCCCCATACTGGAATCCGGTGAGATAACCCTGCTGGCTACCACCACGGAAAACCCCTCTTTCAGTGTGACGCGACAATTGCTTTCTCGTCTGCATGTATTGCGACTGAGGACTCTTAGCCGAGAAGAGCTTGAACGAGTTGCACAACGTGGAGCCGAAGAACTCAGCCTTGAGCTTGAAGAAGAGAGTCACAAACTCTTGGCCGCTATGGCTGGGGGGGATGCTCGCACGTTGCTCAATCTGATCGAGTACACCGCCGAGCTTCCTAAAGACAAGAGAACGGCTAAAGCCTTGCGAGAATCGCTGCCGGAAATCGTTGTTCGTGGAGACCGTGACGGGGATTCACATTATGAACTTGCTTCCGCACTGATTAAATCCATTCGGGGAAGTGACCCCGACGCCGCTCTTTACTACTTGGCGTGCTTGCTTGAAAGTGGCGAAGATCCGCGATTTGTTACACGCCGTCTAATTATTTCAGCTTCAGAAGACATTGGATTGGGAGATCCGCACGCACTGACGCATGCCATGTCATGCCATCAGGCAGTTGAAACCATTGGTATGCCCGAAGGATTCATCCCCATGGCTCAGACAGCGGTTTATCTCGCTTTGGCCCCTAAAAGCAATTCCACCTATGCTGCATACAGGACTGCGCAAAAAGAGGTTCGTGACAATGGAGCCAAACCGGTTCCCTTGCATCTGCGCAATGCCACTTCTGCTCTCCAAAGAGAGTGGGGGTATGGACGAGGCTACCTCTATCCGCACAACTTTCCAAAATCATGGGCTGACCAGGATTACCTCCCCAATGAGTTGATCGGCAGACGTTTCTACCACGCCAAGGATCAGGGAGATGAATCAAGGTTGAATTCATGGTTGCGACAGTTCAAGCGTTCCAACAAGTAG
- a CDS encoding RsmE family RNA methyltransferase has protein sequence MARLNTFYLDSTAWPNEPDGLAYLEGPEARHLLTVLRTEAGDTVRLIDGAGKVGLFSLVEAGKKRAILKAIEVNTSSSHDNGVTLAIGWGKSKRRNYLFEKTVELQGDGIIFWPAARSQGTPPVHPKDSWEDKCIQAAKQCGNVFLPQLGVLSSINDLKELTSRFERCYLAWESGDDHSQLCPSHLTSGKTLIVIGPEGGFDNQEADKIISFGFTPVTLGNSILRWETAATYCLSLGYYAKQDRS, from the coding sequence ATGGCACGACTTAATACATTCTACCTTGATTCTACCGCATGGCCTAACGAGCCGGATGGATTGGCGTATCTCGAAGGTCCTGAAGCGCGTCATCTCTTAACTGTTCTTCGTACAGAGGCTGGAGATACTGTCCGACTCATTGACGGAGCCGGGAAAGTTGGGTTGTTCTCGCTGGTGGAAGCAGGGAAAAAGCGTGCGATTCTCAAAGCAATAGAAGTCAACACTAGCTCCTCTCATGATAATGGCGTCACACTGGCTATTGGTTGGGGGAAATCGAAGCGTAGGAATTATCTATTTGAAAAGACTGTTGAACTTCAAGGTGATGGTATCATTTTTTGGCCAGCTGCCAGAAGTCAAGGTACTCCTCCTGTCCATCCCAAGGACTCATGGGAGGATAAATGCATCCAAGCTGCAAAACAGTGTGGAAATGTTTTTTTACCCCAACTGGGAGTCTTGAGTAGTATTAACGATTTGAAAGAGCTGACATCCCGTTTCGAGCGCTGTTATCTGGCATGGGAATCGGGAGATGATCACAGTCAGCTTTGCCCGTCGCACCTGACTTCGGGGAAAACGCTCATCGTTATTGGTCCTGAAGGCGGCTTCGACAATCAAGAGGCTGACAAAATCATATCTTTTGGATTTACTCCGGTCACATTGGGAAATTCCATTCTCAGATGGGAAACAGCAGCAACATATTGTTTGAGCCTTGGCTACTATGCCAAACAGGATAGATCATGA